The following proteins come from a genomic window of Pseudomonas hygromyciniae:
- a CDS encoding TetR/AcrR family transcriptional regulator, which translates to MTTRPAAPRKPRARSQARIDAILDAARTLLAAEGVASLSIYSVAERAQIPPSSVYHFFASVPALLEALTADVHAAFRAALQAPIDHDSLHHWRDLSRLVELRMLDIYSNDAAARQLILAQHGLTEVTQADRQHDLELGDLMLQVFNRHFEVPVLPEDVDVFALALELSDRVYARSVHQHGQITPRMAEEGMRVFDAYVGLYLPVFLPKR; encoded by the coding sequence ATGACCACCCGCCCCGCCGCCCCTCGCAAACCCCGCGCCCGCAGCCAGGCCCGGATCGACGCGATCCTCGACGCCGCCCGCACCTTGCTGGCCGCCGAAGGCGTGGCCAGTCTGTCGATCTACAGCGTGGCCGAACGGGCGCAGATTCCGCCGTCATCGGTGTATCACTTTTTCGCCAGCGTACCGGCCTTGCTCGAAGCACTGACGGCTGACGTACACGCCGCATTCCGCGCCGCGCTGCAAGCCCCCATCGACCACGACAGCCTGCATCACTGGCGCGACCTGTCGCGCCTGGTGGAATTGCGCATGCTGGACATCTACAGCAACGATGCCGCCGCCCGGCAATTGATTCTCGCCCAGCACGGCCTCACCGAAGTGACCCAGGCCGACCGCCAGCATGACCTGGAGTTGGGGGATTTGATGCTGCAAGTGTTCAACCGCCACTTTGAAGTGCCGGTACTGCCGGAGGATGTGGACGTGTTTGCCCTGGCGCTGGAGTTGAGCGACCGCGTGTACGCACGCTCGGTGCATCAGCATGGGCAGATCACCCCGCGCATGGCGGAGGAAGGGATGCGGGTGTTTG